The following are from one region of the Mycolicibacterium helvum genome:
- a CDS encoding nitroreductase family deazaflavin-dependent oxidoreductase: MSAKPPPKSLNSPQTKFIIKWMSRAQTFLYKRSGGKVAGSFLQGAPVALLTTTGRKTGEPRVSPLLFLREGDRVVLVASQGGAAKHPMWYLNLKADPKITVQIKDEVLYLTARDATEQERAVYWPKLVEMYSSFQDYQAWTDRVIPIVICDP; the protein is encoded by the coding sequence ATGTCCGCCAAGCCGCCACCCAAGTCGCTGAACTCGCCGCAGACCAAATTCATCATCAAGTGGATGTCGCGGGCGCAGACCTTCTTGTACAAGCGCAGCGGTGGCAAGGTCGCCGGCAGTTTCCTGCAGGGCGCACCGGTGGCGTTGTTGACCACCACCGGCCGCAAGACCGGTGAGCCACGGGTGAGTCCGCTGTTGTTCCTGCGCGAGGGCGACCGGGTGGTTCTGGTGGCCTCGCAGGGCGGCGCCGCAAAGCATCCGATGTGGTACCTCAACCTCAAGGCCGACCCGAAGATCACCGTCCAGATCAAGGATGAGGTGCTGTACCTGACCGCCAGGGACGCAACCGAGCAGGAGCGCGCCGTGTACTGGCCCAAGCTGGTCGAGATGTACTCGAGCTTCCAGGATTACCAGGCGTGGACCGACCGGGTCATCCCGATTGTGATTTGTGATCCCTAA